The Agromyces mangrovi genome contains a region encoding:
- a CDS encoding GNAT family N-acetyltransferase yields the protein MGDDVGTGEQLTYARNDDESRFEIFLGTALAGFSEFKERGDRITFLHTEVFDRYEGQGIGSQLARFVLDDAVARGLLIVPRCPFIAAYLRRHEEYEDHVRWPPRAP from the coding sequence ATGGGCGACGACGTGGGCACGGGCGAGCAGCTCACCTACGCGCGCAACGACGACGAGAGCCGTTTCGAGATCTTCCTCGGAACGGCTCTCGCCGGCTTCTCCGAGTTCAAGGAGCGCGGCGACCGCATCACGTTCCTGCACACCGAGGTCTTCGACCGGTACGAGGGGCAGGGCATCGGCAGCCAGCTCGCCCGGTTCGTGCTCGACGACGCCGTCGCCCGCGGGCTGCTGATCGTGCCGCGCTGCCCGTTCATCGCCGCGTACCTCCGCCGCCACGAGGAGTACGAGGACCACGTGCGCTGGCCCCCGCGCGCGCCCTGA
- a CDS encoding MarR family winged helix-turn-helix transcriptional regulator, with the protein MSKRTTAVAAWESLFRAQVTVMRRLQAEFPSEIISLNEYDVMFNLSRHPGHQLRLKDLNTHVLITQPSVSRLVDRLTARGYLAKSDDPADGRGTIVTLTESGFEVFRRVALEHMESISGHMGDGLDADELAQLTALCDKLRSGVAATD; encoded by the coding sequence GTGTCGAAGCGCACGACCGCGGTCGCCGCGTGGGAGTCGCTGTTCCGCGCCCAGGTCACGGTGATGCGCCGGCTGCAGGCGGAGTTCCCCTCGGAGATCATCTCGCTCAACGAGTACGACGTGATGTTCAACCTCTCGCGGCATCCCGGCCACCAGCTGCGCCTGAAGGACCTCAACACGCACGTGCTCATCACCCAGCCGAGCGTGAGCCGGCTCGTCGACCGCCTCACCGCGCGCGGGTACCTCGCGAAGAGCGACGACCCGGCCGACGGGCGGGGCACGATCGTCACCCTGACGGAGAGCGGGTTCGAGGTGTTCCGGCGCGTGGCGCTCGAGCACATGGAGAGCATCTCCGGCCACATGGGCGACGGGCTCGACGCAGACGAACTCGCGCAGCTCACCGCGCTCTGCGACAAGCTGCGCAGCGGCGTCGCCGCCACCGACTGA
- a CDS encoding FAD-dependent oxidoreductase, with amino-acid sequence MELSATQRAALTTICDTFAPGDGNGIPPASALGAVALAEGMAGSNPRQAEIDQLGQILKLWNTRSFGMLLGIGPRRFGDLSPAQRETALIALGDSRLPLKRVLFQNLKSAATLSYYLSPGANGTSPLWSAMGYPGPLGVRADAPERPLSPVTPAADTDLSCDVVVVGSGAGGGTAAAVLAQAGYDVIVLEKGGYFDDRDFDGGELTGLTTLYAPGPSATAEGQLSLLSAQCLGGGTVVNYSTSFRTPDHVRAEWASLGAAQFASEEFDRSLDAVWARIGANGDYSRPSNRDQILERGLTKLGWHVGSLERNVRACDMAIECGRCGSGCRIGAKQSTTKTWLLDAERAGARLYTGVDVREVTKSGGRATGVVGRTAAGHRVTVRAKAVVAAAGAVQTPALLRRSGLENPNIGKHLRLHPATAVWAEFDEEVRPWEGGMQTRYSSQFSDIDGSGYGVVFETAAANPAISVAFLPWRGAGTHLERMRRLAHMSSVGVITRDQDSGEVKVGKDGEPVLHYTLSDRDAGRMRAGIDGAAKVLEAAGAKSMFTGHQAGITWERASGESVGGFTSRAHAAGYGPGQCTMAALHIMGSARMGGSAADTALDPDGATWEVPNLVVADASCFPMSSGVNPMVTIEAIGHMNATRLAGRL; translated from the coding sequence GTGGAACTGAGCGCAACGCAGCGTGCGGCCCTGACGACCATCTGCGACACCTTCGCACCCGGCGACGGCAACGGCATCCCGCCCGCGAGCGCGCTCGGCGCGGTCGCGCTCGCCGAGGGCATGGCCGGGTCGAACCCGCGCCAGGCGGAGATCGACCAGCTCGGGCAGATCCTGAAGCTGTGGAACACGCGCAGCTTCGGCATGCTGCTCGGCATCGGTCCGCGCCGGTTCGGCGACCTCTCGCCGGCGCAGCGCGAGACGGCGCTCATCGCGCTCGGCGACTCGAGGCTGCCGCTCAAGCGGGTGCTGTTCCAGAACCTGAAGTCCGCGGCGACGCTCTCGTACTACCTGTCGCCCGGCGCGAACGGCACCTCGCCGCTCTGGAGCGCGATGGGCTACCCCGGTCCGCTGGGGGTGCGGGCGGACGCCCCGGAGCGGCCCCTCTCCCCGGTCACCCCCGCGGCCGACACCGACCTCTCCTGCGACGTGGTCGTCGTGGGCTCGGGTGCCGGCGGCGGCACCGCGGCGGCCGTGCTCGCGCAGGCCGGCTACGACGTGATCGTGCTCGAGAAGGGCGGCTACTTCGACGACCGCGACTTCGACGGCGGCGAGCTGACCGGACTCACCACCCTGTATGCACCGGGCCCGAGCGCGACGGCCGAGGGGCAGCTGAGCCTGCTCTCGGCGCAGTGCCTCGGCGGCGGCACGGTCGTGAACTACTCGACCTCGTTCCGCACCCCAGATCACGTGCGCGCGGAGTGGGCCTCGCTCGGCGCGGCCCAGTTCGCGAGCGAGGAGTTCGACCGGTCCCTCGACGCGGTCTGGGCGCGCATCGGCGCGAACGGCGACTACAGCCGGCCGTCGAACCGCGACCAGATCCTCGAGCGCGGGCTCACGAAGCTCGGCTGGCACGTCGGCTCGCTCGAGCGCAACGTGCGCGCCTGCGACATGGCCATCGAGTGCGGCCGCTGCGGGTCGGGCTGCCGCATCGGCGCGAAGCAGTCGACCACGAAGACGTGGCTGCTCGACGCCGAGCGCGCGGGTGCCCGCCTGTACACCGGGGTCGACGTGCGCGAGGTCACGAAGTCGGGCGGCAGAGCGACCGGCGTCGTCGGTCGCACGGCCGCGGGCCACCGCGTGACAGTGCGCGCGAAGGCGGTCGTCGCGGCCGCCGGCGCGGTGCAGACGCCTGCGCTGCTGCGCCGCTCGGGCCTCGAGAACCCGAACATCGGCAAGCACCTGCGGCTGCACCCGGCCACCGCCGTCTGGGCGGAGTTCGACGAGGAGGTGCGGCCCTGGGAGGGCGGCATGCAGACCCGCTACTCCTCCCAGTTCTCCGACATCGACGGCTCCGGCTACGGTGTGGTCTTCGAGACGGCGGCCGCGAACCCGGCGATCTCGGTCGCCTTCCTCCCGTGGCGCGGTGCGGGCACCCACCTGGAGCGGATGCGACGGCTGGCGCACATGTCGAGCGTCGGCGTCATCACCCGCGACCAGGACTCGGGCGAGGTGAAGGTCGGCAAGGACGGCGAGCCGGTGCTGCACTACACGCTCTCCGACCGCGACGCCGGGCGCATGCGCGCGGGCATCGACGGTGCGGCGAAGGTGCTCGAGGCGGCCGGCGCGAAGTCGATGTTCACGGGTCACCAGGCGGGCATCACCTGGGAGCGCGCGTCGGGCGAGTCGGTGGGCGGCTTCACGTCGCGCGCGCACGCTGCGGGCTACGGGCCGGGTCAGTGCACGATGGCGGCGCTGCACATCATGGGCTCGGCCCGCATGGGCGGCTCGGCGGCCGACACGGCGCTCGACCCCGACGGCGCGACTTGGGAGGTGCCGAACCTCGTCGTGGCGGATGCCTCGTGCTTCCCGATGAGCTCGGGTGTGAACCCCATGGTGACCATCGAGGCGATCGGCCACATGAACGCGACCCGGCTCGCCGGGAGGCTCTAG
- a CDS encoding Fur family transcriptional regulator, producing the protein MTDEHGTALREAGLRITAGRVAVLDGLAAMPHVDADRLLPYVASRVPTTSIQSVHNILTDLTEARLIRRIVPAGSAALYERRIGDNHHHLVCRNCGRVTDVDCAIGAPPCLEPSSTEGYEIESAEVTFWGTCSQCLADAAGEPRP; encoded by the coding sequence ATGACGGACGAGCACGGCACTGCACTGCGCGAGGCGGGACTGCGGATCACCGCGGGCCGCGTCGCCGTGCTCGACGGGCTCGCCGCCATGCCGCACGTCGACGCCGACCGGCTGCTGCCGTACGTCGCGTCGCGCGTGCCGACCACCTCGATCCAGTCGGTGCACAACATCCTGACCGACCTGACCGAGGCGCGCCTGATCCGCCGCATCGTGCCCGCGGGCTCCGCCGCGCTGTACGAGCGCCGCATCGGCGACAACCACCACCACCTCGTGTGCCGCAACTGCGGCCGGGTGACCGACGTCGACTGCGCGATCGGGGCGCCCCCGTGCCTCGAGCCGTCGTCGACCGAGGGGTACGAGATCGAGTCCGCCGAGGTCACTTTCTGGGGCACCTGCTCCCAGTGCCTGGCGGATGCCGCGGGCGAGCCTCGCCCGTAG